The nucleotide sequence GTCTCAACtggtgggaagagagagcaggaCTCAGCGTGTTCGGTGAGGGAGCCCAGGAGAAGCAGGACCAACGGGACATAGATACGCAGGAGGAGGTTATGGAGACTCGGCTGTGGCCATTAGGGACGTGATGAACCCCGTCATCTGCGTCTGCAGGCTGGACGCGGCAGTTCCCGCCCACACCCGAGGGCCAGGCTTGGGGACAGCGTCCCTCTGAGGGTAGGACGCGGTGGGTGTCTCAGCTCTGAGAGCaaattctccctgcctctcccttttgttctgttcaggcccTCAGGACTGGAGGATGCCCCCCACGCCCGTCCCCcatggggggggggtcctcccGTACTCAGAATACCCATTCAAATGGTAATTCTTCCAGAACCACCCAGAGAGACACACCAGAAAATAATCTTTCCCCAGCTCTCAGGGTCTCCCTTGTCCAGTCAAGGTCACACACAGAATCAACCGTGGCACGGGCAGTGAGGAGGGGATGCAATGGGCTGTGGGTAGAGGGCGTTTGGGGGATCGATCGACGAAGCAACGTTTGGGGCCTCGTCTATGCTGTCAGCGCCTTGCTAGATGCTGGAGGACGCAGAGGTGAGGCGGAGCCAGGCTCGGTGGGTCAGGGGCAGAGGCTGTGTGGCGGTGGGGAGCAGCCCCGTGGGGTGCCGGCCGTGTGCGGCTCTGTGGGATCGACCCCTCCACCCGCCGTGTTCAGTCTCCATCATACCTGTGGCCGTGGGCGGGGAGGGGTGATCGCGGAGCCTCGCAGAACGTCCGGTTCACGGAGCTCAGCACAGTTCCCCGGAGCTTCCAGGAGGTTCCTGAGGCAATGGTTGACGAGGACCCTCGTGGTGGAAGATCTGTTTAGGAGACTGAAGTCATAGAAGCAAAGCAGCTTATTGCCCGGGGCTGCGTGTGTGACCAAGGGAACCAGGTCCAGACCCCAGGACGTCAGGGACTAGGAGTCCAGGCAGACGGGCCAGCCTGGTCCTGGCCGTGCCTCCCGCTGAGTGGCCGTGCGATGGATTCCGCAGGCACTGATTACAGGATTGAGATGAGATCTACTTCAGGGAGCTGTTGGGAGAATGAAATGATGTTATACACATGCACTTGCTTAGCACAGGACTGGCCTATAGAAGTCACCCCATAAATTACTATTTCGTAAGCTTCCTTCTGATGCTGGGTGTGTGAGAGACttaggttctttttttgtttttaattttttagattatttatttttaagggagagagagagacagagtgtgagcagggcaggggcagagagagagacacagactccaaagcaggctccaggctctgagctgtccgcatagagcctgatggggggctcgaactcccaaacggtgtgagatcatgacctgagtggaagtcgatgcttaaccccctgagccccccaggtggccctaagGGACGTGGATTCTTCCTTCATCTCTGGAAACACTGTTTTCTCGCCCTCCTTAGTGTTTCTTCTTCTGACAACTTCGGTTTAGGTTACAAAGTCTTGTCAGGTCTGTACAAGATGACAGGGACAGGAACTCACCCAAGGAGAAGACAACTATTTTCATTGCCAACATGATTCACGTTAGAGCCTGGATAGACCCGGCTGACTGTGGCCGTTGAGTGGCACTGGGATAAGAGCCTGTGGCCTCTTGGGGACTCACCTTATCtaaacactttggaaaataagaagGATGTTAGggctaaagattaaaaaagaaagaggggcgcctgggtggctcagtcagttaagtgtccagcttcggctcaggtcagatctcacattcgtgggttcgagccccgcgtcgggctctgtgctgacagctcagagcctggagcctgcttccggttctgtgtcttcttctctctctgcccctccccctctcatgctgtctctctctgtatcaaaaataaataaaacattagaaaaattaaaaaaaaataaaaaagaaatagaggtgcctgggtggctcagttggttaagcatccaactttggcttatgctgtgatctcacagtttgtgggttcgagccccacatcaggctctgtgctgacatctcgaatcctggagtctgcttcggattctgtgtcttccctctgtcACCACCCCTTCCCCAATAATGCTTtgtatctctctttcaaagataaaaagacaagttttttaaaacattaaaaattacaaaaaagaaaaagaaatagctaaaaCATCATGGctgaaaggacgcaggtctgaaccaaactgacgccatgacaggcttcaagtttcccctctgaccttggaggcctaagtgtcggtttctcagaatcattagacaataaaagggcacagactgctcaaccagggaccaccccagtaacacccaatcagaagcggccagctaaaatgcttaacattcctaagggcaggcctagagatagaagctatagataatcacttattgcttaaggttAGTTACACcttacatgagggtcctgggtcctgggtcctgggtccactctgtaattggttaattctctaaatgttgtgattggctcccgccaaaagtaacgaacactctggacaatgtgtgtggttaaagttgctgccaaggCTGTTAGGCGATAATggttggatcactgtacctgtgtctcaatttcctgtaactcccccttcccaaaccccataaaaaccctgctcagcccttgttcggggctctcagcacagatccactgcgatGGTGAAGTCTATGAGccgagcccgtaataaagccttTTGTTtctgcatgcgtgactcggtctccctggtggtctctggtttttggggacgatattgtgatctgggcataacacagcCAAGAAGGATGAACATTAATTGCTAGCCAGGCTCCTATCTGAATCTCAGTTATGATAAATACTTGCTAAGTTAATGAAGATTCTATATCTCGCACCGGGTTTTTATAGGAGAGGGTTGATTGCCTCTGAGGCCTGGCTGTGAAATGCCACCAGTTTATCCTTTAGGGATAGAGTTAAGCAGAACCTGGACCCAAGGCACCGTCCTTGGGCCCCGCCTGGTGGGCCCCGCCCCACATTAATGTCTGTTAATGGTTTGTTTGTCCCTGCTTCCCAGCAGGGGTAGGACAGGGATCCCAGCGTTTGGGACAGTTGGAGGAAAGGGGTCTTTTCCATTGCAGCTGCGGACCTAAAGAAACTCAAGGAACCTTAGCAGCCCGGGCCACGGGGGGCGCCTTCAGCCGGCCGCGGGTGCAACTAAAATGCAGTGGAGATGCATGTATCCTTTGGAGAGAAAGACCCGCAGCCCTCAGCCCCCTTTTCCAGCTCCTGGGGTTTATTTTGGCCCTGGGCAGCAGACCCTCCTGGGGATAGAGGAACCTCGGGGAACACGCGCAGGGGGGAGGCGTCTGAAACCCTGGAAACCAGAGGGTTTGTGATGAGACAGCGCAAAACCAACCTGCCCAAAATGCGGAGCGTAGGGTGTGCCGGGCAGGGTGGATTTCAGGAGTACTCCATGACCGTTCAGGGTAGCGTCAGAGCTGGGCACACCCAGGCTCCTAGTTCCTGGCACACATCGATTTCTGGAGAACCATTCCACAGAGTTATCGCACAGCTTTAGCTAAATGGCCCTCATTAGACACCCCTCCCTCCGCCACTAACCACAGGCAGCAGCTTTGAGGTTGTTGAATTCAGACATGGTAAACAAGTCTTCCCAAGGACCATGAGAGGTTTCCAtttccctccccagcctcacccGGGCTCTTAGGGGCTGTGAGCCCAAGTAATGGCCCCAGCACAGACCAGGCCTGCCTCTGTCTGTCCCAGTGTCCCTGGGGATGCCACCAAGCTCCGTGATTGGCTGGAGACTCACATCCGTCACCTCTAGCTACAAAGCCTCCCAGAGCCCGAGTCTGGAGTCCCGAGGACAGGGAACCTGTGTCCTAGTCTCCTGGACTGGGGCTTTCAGCCTGTCCTTGGAAACATGCCTCTTGTCCGCTGCCTGCAGGGCAGTGACGGAGGTGGGACAGAGAGCTCCCATGTCAGGCTGAGTCTCTGGTGGCTGGGTCCTGAACCCAGGCGGGACTGTGAACCGTCAAGTCCTGTCCTTCCGGCTGGCATCTCTCAGTCGGCCACCGTGATTCTGCTGGAACAGGAAATGTAACCCTCCACACGGATTTCAAGGATTTCACGGATTGCCTGTCGTCTGCTTATGTTTCCTGATCAGCAGGGCTACGGGGGTGCCCGTGCCTTGGCTTACCAGGCCCCTTGACCGCCTGTTCGCATGGTTGGGCTCTGGGGCCTTTGGATCTTAACTGGGTAAAAGGTCAACAGTCACCCTCTGTCACTTCCAAGCTGCCCCTGTATCCCCCTCCCATcgaacaaaacacaacacaacacacaacAAACAGAAGCCCTTCCAATGGCCCAGACTTTGCTCTGGGAAATTCTGTCTTCGGAGAAGCCACCGGATTCAAGGGGATGTGAACACAGGCCTTCTGTCTGCTTCCTGATAGTCAGTGCTTCCCCATCACGTGGTGTGGCTTGTGGACTCTAATAAGGAGCAGACAAGTGCCTGAAACTTCTCCGGGGGGCCCCTTGCCCCTTCTACATTTCTGTGTGAAGGCGGCAGATCTTTCCAGACCAATCGTGCTTCAGTGTCACCATCTTTAGGAGGTCTCCTTGTGCAGGACCAACCACACGGAGGCCACCTCCTAAGCTGAGGACTTTATGCTCCAGAGAGTTCCTCCGGAATGACCAGCGGTGTGAGGTCAGGAGAAGGAGCCACAAACCGAGTTTTAACCGCCCAGCACTGCCTTCGGGTTTCCAGGTAAGACCGGAAGCCTGGAAGACTTTCCTCTCTGAACCGTTCGCTTGCAAGAAGTCATCAAGGATCCGCCGTCTGTTTCTCCCTTGCCCCGCACTCGGGGTGGAGGACACGAGGCTGTACCCCGGGCTGGCCTCGGCTGGTACCCTGCGGGCAGGGATGCCATCTTATCCATGCTTGTATCCTCAGGGCCTCGCACAAAATGTAGCACAGAGCAGGCGCCAGATGTGTTGAGTGGATGACGAGTGAGGGAGGTGAAACCCTAGAGGGGTGGGGCTAGAaggacggtggggggggggggggggagccatgTTTCTCTCCTGCTTCCGATGCTACCTGGGAATCTCACGGGCACACCTTCTGCCGCCTTTCCTAGGTATTTACTTAAACtgcaaaagagagaaggaattgCCCAGAGGGACAGTAGCTTTCTCCTCTCAGGGGCCAAGACTCGAACAGACAGCTGAGGGCGGTGGCCCACAAGGAGCTGGTCCTCAGACACCCAACAGGACCCTCGTTTGCTTGGGACGCAGCTCCCACGGGCCTGTGCGCTCTCGGGGGCTGCGGTGGAGCGGCGAGCGGTTCATTCTTCATGCTGGAGCGGTCTCCCTCCAGGAAACGGTATGGGACACGCCCACGTCCACGCAGTGTGGACGCACGCGCGTGCACACTGACAGGACGTGCCGGTTCTCGCTGGCCCGCGGAGCCTGGCGAGTCTGGAGGACAAGGCGGGCGAGGTGTGCCGAGGGGATTCTGATTGTGGCGCTGAAGTGACCTGAGAAAAACTGGCCGCTTGGTGGCTCCTGCGTCGGCGAGCAGACCTGGAGGGCGTGTGAGTCCACGCACACGTCCACGCGGTGCTGCAGACACTGAGCAAGGCTGGGGACGCAGGGGCTCAAGTGGATTTGTTCCTTTATGCTCCTGTTGGACACCACGCAAGCACTTTAGTGCAAAAGACGAAGCTGCCATTCAGATAACAGACTTCCCCTCTGCGGTTGGACCCTCACTCTGCCTGCCGCGGGTCTCAGCCACGGGGTCCGTGTGGACAGATGAGGAGGCAGAGCTCAGGCTCCATGTGCCAAGCGAGGGTACCCCTGTGTCAGGAGGCTGTCTGGAGCGGGGAGCGACAGGGACACCAGGGTCAGCTGTCGATGGGGCAGTGACCAGAGGGACAGAGACCAGCAGGGCCCTGCTGCCTCCTAGGACAGCAGTGGGGGGATCGGGGCCCAGGGAAGTTGCCCTGGTTTCTTCTCCTGGGCCCTGATCTTCACCTCTTTGGACAGCACGTGCCCGCCTTGCTGCCTTCCCTTCTGTAGCCCGTGCACAGGGAAATACCCAAGTCGAGCACTGGGCACAGCTTCCTGGAAACACAATGAGGCCCCggtgtgactcagtttccccatccgcTGGCCAAATCCACGGTGTGAGGACGTTCCAGTGCTCTGCCGCCTTCCTCAGCCGTGAACTCCCCAGGCCTTGCCCTGGCCCACGGGCTGCTGACCCCACACCAGGCGCCGGCCCAGGCTAGCCCCCCACAACTCCCAGGACCCCAGGAGACCGGACCACAGCGGAGCTTCTGTTGCGAGTGCTCAGCCAGTGTGAACAGTGTGTGGATGGCATGTGGGTGGCGTGTGGGTGGCGTGTGGACGGCATGTGGGGTGGTGTGTGGGTGGCGTGTGGGTGGCGTGTGGGTGGTGTGTGGACGGCATGTGGGGTGGCATGTGGACGGCATGTGGACGGCATGTGAACAGCGTGTGGGTGGCGTGTGGGTGATGTGTGGGCAGCATGTGGGTGGCGTGTGGACGCATGTGGGGTGGCGTGTGGGTGGCGTGTGGACCGTGTGTGGATGGCATGTGGATGGTGTGTGGATGGTGTGTGGATGGTGTGTGGGTGGCATGTGGGTGGCATGTGGGTGGCATGTGGGTGGCGTGCGGGTGTCAGCACAGTGGCACGCCCCGCCCGTGTGCACGCACTGCCCTCACTTCCCCATCACAGacgaggagggaggagggacccACAGCACGCACCCCCAGGAGAGAGgggcccctctcccagccccgcAGACCCCCTGAAGGTGAAGACGCTGTGCTGGAAGACTTGGACCCCAATCTCCCCTCCCGGCTGTCACGGTCAACTACGAGGGGGATCAGCGTTGCTCTGTCCCCAGACTCATCAATCCTGGAGGCAGGGAACTGTTTATGGTCCACATCTGGCCCCTTTCAGAGTGAAAGGGGTGCGCAGTGGTGACGCTGGATGTGGAGGGACCCCAGACAGGCCCCCACAGGGGTCTCCAGGCCACGAGGCCACTGGTCCTCCTGGGCCACAGCCTCCTTGGCTGTAGGCTGGTGTCATTCTACCCGGTGGAGTCTGCCTCTAGTTACTCAACAACACCAGCTACTTATCGGGAGTCCAGCTCATTTCTGGGGCGGGGCCACCTGCCCGGCGTGTTCAGAGTGGGTCCTAGGAGGGAGGGCCTTCCAGCGAACCTACCTCGTAAGGAGCCACTCCCCATGGCCAGCACGTCGGCATGTGACCCCTCGGGGTTTTTACAGTGAAATACGAGGAACGACTTCTCCATCTCCGTCTTCGCTTCTTTCCGCAGAAGAGTGATTGCTCACACCCTCAGGCCAGCTGGCGGAGCTCCCACACTGTCCTGCCAAACCCAACAGCGCGAACGTAAAACGGATTGGACAAAACTGTGAATGATCTAAGACCAGGAGAGACGGTCCTTGGTTCCACCCTGCGGGCATCGTGGCTCATTTAGCCGAGTCCCTAAACCCACCTTCCCGGggtgcaccccccgcccccgcccattTCGTCCTTTGTGAAAGGCTCGGAGTCACTGCGGCCCCTTCCTGCCTCTAACTCCATCAGGCCACTCCTCCTCGGAGGTGctcccacaccccctcctccccctgttGGCCTCCACCACGGCCAGCTGCCGCCCGTCTGTGGAACACTGCCAGACCAGCCTTCCGGAACACCTCATTCATCACGCTGCCCATTCTGTTCAGGAATCTGCCGTCTCCGGGTGCGGGACAAGGCGGATGTCTGATGGGACTTTGGGGGGCTCCAGAATATCTATAGGAGGACCCAGTGTGACAAtccggagggagggagggacgagCCTGGGGCTGTTCTTGGTCAATGGGTCTAGAACGAGGAAGGTCAAAATGGACATGGAACAGAGAAGAATGGTCTGAGGCCTGCTGACACCTCTGCTTTTGTCTGCTGCCCTATCTGACCCACTATgagtctcttcttttctttaatgtttatttatttgatttttgagagagagaggaagcatgagcaaggggaggggcagagagaaagagagaaggagacagagaatcccaagcaggctccacacagaaaatttcggtgcagagcccaatgcggaactcgaactcacgaaccgcgagatcatgacctgagctgaagtcaggcacttcaccgactgagccccccaggtgcccgtgTGGCAGTT is from Suricata suricatta isolate VVHF042 chromosome 10, meerkat_22Aug2017_6uvM2_HiC, whole genome shotgun sequence and encodes:
- the LOC115304370 gene encoding uncharacterized protein LOC115304370, with the protein product MPTCWPWGVAPYEEAVPSARLGYFPVHGLQKGRQQGGHVLSKEEHKGTNPLEPLRPQPCSVSAAPRGRVRGLTRPPGLLADAGATKRPVFLRSLQRHNQNPLGTPRPPCPPDSPGSAGQREPARPVSVHARASTLRGRGRVPYRFLEGDRSSMKNEPLAAPPQPPRAHRPVGAASQANEGPVGCLRTSSLWATALSCLFESWPLRGESYCPSGQFLLSFAV